TACAGGAGTGAAACGAATGGGGTATGTATGAGGTGGACCGCGCTGCGGTTGTATATTCATGAATGGGTGCGCCGACACCCTCAAATTTCCGAGGAAGGTCATTACCACCAGACATGGGGTGTACGCGAACGCAAGGGGAGCTGGGCAGTTTGATGCAGCGGGCTGAACAACGGGCTTGAAGTTAAACTGGCCACCGGGTGCCCTCTCGGTGCTCGACGAGCAATTCTCATAGGAAAGACGTCTTAGACCAGCGGCGGTGATATCTAATATAACCAAGTAGCCTCGAAATGGCCTTCACTGGCTATTAACGTTATGTGCTGACAGTTAACCCACGACTCTTTGAGGTAAGCTTCAGGTATAGCTTATATTCTTGAAATGTTGAGCGGCTACTTCAACCCCCCTCATTCTGACTATTATCAATGATTGTCCGGCCCGATACATTACTGCGTTGAGCCCTTTCATGCACAATACCTGGGAAAATTTTCTGCTCTGGTGGCCCATCGGCCGTGGCTATTGGATTGGATTTGTTGTCGGAGCCCAACCCACTGGAAATGCCTGATGTGGAAAGGGATTGGGCTGGATCCAAGGAATCCAATGCATCATAATCATTTGCATCGGTAATAAGGGATTGAATGGATGGGTGTTTGGGCCCGTCGGTGTCCGAAAGGGCTAAAGAGCTTACTGGGGGGCTCGGTTCCGTAACTATAGTGCAAGTGAGAATCCTTGGTCTATCCGCAAGGCAGCCGCATACTGACATGTAATTTGATCCGTTAGAGACGGTTTTTGCGTAGATGCGGTATGCAATCCATAGCCAACTATTGGTGCCATCCCGTCATCAGTATTCTGCGCAGAATACCGCTCAATCCTGACGAGTAGTTGGTAGATTAGCCGGATTTGTATTTTCCCACCTCGCATGGTGGATTCAATTTTGTTCGCCTGAGGAAACAGTGAGGCAAGCGCTTGGGATGCAAATGACTTACAATGCCAGCTCCCCGATAAGCGTTTCATGACGGAATGATTCTCGAATATCCGGGACGTTGCTTTTCGCAACATTGTTACCCGCAACCCCAGCTAGAGAGCAGTTTGAACCAAGCCATCTCTCTTTTAGAGAAAGTTCGAAGCCACACTGCTCTACGGAATGCTTAGCCAACTCGCACATATCCACTGCACTGAACTTGTAGATCTGCGCTGCCACAGAATATTCCTCGATCAGAGGTTCTTTTGTGAAGGCAAACTGCAGTGGATCATCCGTGGACAACGACACATTTAAACCTCTTTTGAAGAAGTGAGCGCATGGATTCTTGTCGTATGTGAGGAATAGAGCATTATTGCTGAGAGGTGACATTGCGATACCGATTTGGTCGAGGTAAAACAAATATTGCAGCAGTGGGACTTTTCGAAGTAAAATCCCATGGCTAATACTATGGCAACAGAGGAAACCAACTGCAAGATGGTCGGGGTCCCCGGCTTCGCCACAGTGTGGCCTGAGGACAAATGTATTAAAACCACGCCGCTGTCGCCAAAAATTGAGAGACGCCATGTTAGCGAACATAAAGTAAATCCAATAAGTGTAGGGAGGGTTTTGTTTGGTATTCCACTCCCTCGGAATTGGATACTTCCTATACAGACGGCGCTCAGCTTTGCTCTCATCGTCGACACTATCAAAGCCGATAACACGCTGTAGGAAGATGTGTAATTTAGGATGGCTGCTCGGATCCTTCGTCACTTCGAATAGGGGCTGGAAGACATTCGTGATTACTTGTTCGAAATTTTCCATCATCCCACTAGATTTGTAGACGTCATATAGTCGAGGTACCTGGATGAGCCAGCGAACATTGGGCGAAAATAGCTTGTTGTCCACAACCCAGGCTGCAAGTTTGTCCCATTCCTGAATCGATCTTCCGTAAATAGAAATGCGCCATTCCACCATTTGATATTTGCTTGATTCCAAATCGGAGATAACTTCTTTCGTTATCTCTGCTAGATATCGCCCCTTTATGTAATTGTCagtctttaaaaaaatttcTCGTAACCGAGACTCTCCAACCGGGTTGTATTTAAGATTGAATTTGTCAAACCGATGAAAGGAATCTGTGTGTGCCTATGGAGTATTAGtgactattataaataagtaagaaACCAAGCATACATAGCACAACATACATGCATATCAAGAGTATCGATACTTAAGTCATAGGCGGTAAGGTTGATACTCTCAAAGACTTCTTTAAGTGTCAAATGCTTGCCGTCCCTGAACAGAACGACTTCATCTGGAGACTTTTTCATTTTGCTTTTGATGAAGCGGAGAAGGTGCTTCTGATTCATGCATGCTGAGTGATGAACGTGGGTGTCGACTTTTCGAACGTTATAGAAATCCCTATGAGGTACTTTTTTGCTATCTGCAATTTCCTGGTACTCATTTAATAGCGAATAGAGCTGGAATTTCCCTTCCAAATAAGAAAGTCGTTTAAAGGAAAAGCTCTTTGCAGGCCCGTCTGTTGAAACATCGATCACGGAATCCAGGTCCATATAGAAGTCCCGCAGGGACGGAATTTCGACCACGGGCTTCCCCAAGTCAGATGTTCCATAGCTTTCGTAAACCTGGTAAACGCTGTTCTCATCTAACCTGAATACCCAGTCAGACTCTCCCGGAAGCGGTAGGCAGTCAGCAAGGCAAAAGTCTTCACCGATACTTTCGcccatctttctcttccgGTGTTTTGCGCCATACTCATTATTCGACTTCGCAGTTTCTTTGTCTTCGCCCCAGGCCGGTTCTGGTGGAGGGGGGTATACCGTCCAGCCTGGAGTATTATTTGGATTGTCCCCAAGAGTCTGCAGTGAGAGTCGAATATACTTCGATCTCAACTCCAGCAAGCTCCGAATCTTGTGGCAAATAACATTCAATTCCGAGGTAACTGTGTCGTCATCGGAGGCTAGATTCATAATGCCACGGGGGGCTCCCAAATTGTCACCGACATACTGGGAATCGCCAGCCATGGAATGATGTCCGTACTGATCTGAAGGTGGGAAGTGAACTGGATTGGTGCCGACATTTTGATGATTATTTGACGGAACGATAGATTGGCTTTGATAAAAAAGCTTTGCTTCTGCATGGCTCATTGATTTTTCAAATGCATAATCGTATGTAGGTGTCCTCAGTTGCCTGTCCCTTGGAAGAACTTCTCTTGACTCCCCAACACTCAGCCCACCAGGGCGTCTTTCATCCATATTTTCTGTCTGTTACTCGGTTTATCGTGGTTGGGTTCGTCTACAATGCGATGCTGTTGTCGGGTTCCTGGACCATGGCCCCGATGCACCCCTTTCGTACAGTACTGGAGACACCAACGCGTTATTTGGGACGCAATGTGGAATTCCCTCGCAGATTGTGCTAGCAAGAGAGGCGTGAACTAAGGTGGACCCGTTAGCCATCAAAAGAATAAAGAAcatatagttaaagattttaCCTCATATCAGTGCGGCAAACTTGTCACAAAAACGAAGGACAGTTAAATGCAAGGGTTCTGCTAGCTTACAGCGACAGAAAATTATTGAAACAGTGCTTGCCACTTATATTCAACCATGATATTCAGTAGATATGGAACATTTAGAAATAATGTAACATTTGGCTAGCAAGTTTCACCTGAACATATTTGCCCTGTTCTTATCTCCAGCTGCGGGTATTGGTTAATTGTTTTCCCGAGCTCCGGTGCTCAGGTAAACTAGTGTCACATTGTgacgtacggagtactaaGTAGACACATACGTAGCTTACTGTGTGTAGTAGGTAACTACGTACCTGGGTTCCACCTCCGTAAGAACAGCAAGCTTACCTGGGAGGAGACCTAGACCAGGCAACAGTTCGAGGATCGTATTTTGCTCCTCATCAACTTATCAACAAAGTTCAAGCTCTCCACTAAAAGGTCTCATACCGAGCCTCCTTTCAAGGTTGTCCTCAATTCTTCTGAAGCAGAAAGTGGGGGATCGTGGAACCACGCGATTACGTTCCAGGCGCTGTCCAGGTCTGCTCAACATTCCGAAGCTGACGGTGACTGATCCTTCTCTCATAATACAGTCTGCACTGCGATTACCGATTACCCGCAAAACGTCCCCTAAGTCTTTCGCTCAGATAGAAGGTTGGGTTTGACCATGGCGTCTCTCAATCTATCGGCCAATGGCGCCTCGATATCAAAGAGCTATCAGTCGGTAGTCGAATCTTCTATTTCGGAAAGCGCAAGGGGTTCTCCAACCTACGCAAAGTGGGCAATCTTCTCGGTTTCAACACCCCTCGTGAGCGCGTTTCAACAGGACGCTGGCAATAAAGAAAGTATCCTTAAAGTTCAGGATTCAGGAGGTATGCGGCCGTGCGCCCAGGATGTCCCTCGGCTGAGCTAACTTTACATGTCGCTTTAGAGGGCGAATTGGCTGATCTTATCGAGGAGTTTTCGGAGGGAAAAATACAATTCGCTTTCGTGAAAGTAACGGATGTGAATACTGGGCTTCCTAAAAGCGTCCTCATTGCGTGGTGTGGGGAAGGAGTTCCCGAACGAACAAAGGGCTACTTTACTAGCCACTTGTCCACCGTGTCGAAATTTTTACATGTTAGTCCCCAATTTGATTCAGGAGATGAAGGCATCATATATCGGTTTATGCTGACAGCGAGTTTTTAGGGCTACCACGTTCAAATAACAGCTCGCTCAGATGCAGACTTGACAGTAGAGGGTGTCATGCAGAAAGTTGGCGACTCGTCAGGCGCAAAATACAACCCGAGGCCCGAGCAATCGACCACTTCTGCCCCCAAGCCCCCCTTATCCAGCAAGCCGGTTTTTACTCCTCTCCGCACCGGAGGGATCAGTGCAGGCTCGACCAGTGTCGCCCCATTACCCGTACGGGTGAAATCGAgtgatgacgatggatgGGGACCTGATGCCCCTCCGATCACTAGAACAAATTTAGAAAAGGTTCAGCCGGCTTACCAACCTACTCGGGTGAACATACAAGAACTCAAGTCGGGGAAACAGACCGACCAAACTTTGAACTCCAGCGGCATAAATcctgaagaggaagatgttgTCAAAGGTGGGTATCAGCCCATCGGCAAAGTAGATATTGCCGCTATCAGGAGACAGGCACATGAGACTGGTAACTTAAAGGATGATCGACCAGAGCCTGTAAAGGGTGCTTACGAACCAGTGGGAAAGGTTGATATTGCTGCGATTCGTGCTAAGGCGCAAAATGCAGACGGGACTGCGACGAAAGCGAAAGAATCCCCTGTTCCATTTGATCGGCCTCCCATTTCGACCACGGGGTCAGATATCAACCAATCAAGCCGGCTCACATCATTGCCCAAGCCCAAGGTTTCCAGCAGGCTTGGTGGAGGCTCGGCATTTACAGGCACGAAGCCGCCTCTTCCCACTGGTAGCGGAGCAAGTGTAGCACCCACTGCCCCTGTAGGAAGTGCTAATCGAGCCTTTGCCGACCAAGGAGGCAAGACACCTGCACAACTCTGGACGGAAAGGAAGGCTAAAGAACGCAGCCAGGATTCTGGTGCTGCTATTACGCCATCTAACGGCCCCGTATCCGCCGCTGCAAACCAAAATAACGGGGGGGACTGGAAGAGCTCTTATAGTGGGAAAACATGGGCCCCTGTCCAGACAACACACACCGGAAAGTCTGTTGAAAGCATTCCCCATGAGACCACTGGCGCCGCTACAGTGGAAAGCTCAACAATTGAGCCTATAGCACCCCAACAAAGTGTTAATGCTATCCGAGACCAGCTCACGCAAGGGACAGCAAAGGAAACCTCTAGCTATGTTGATGCTTCGCTGCCTGCTTCTCCCTCAGTGCATAGTACTGGATTTGAAGCCCCGCGTGCGCCACAGGCTCCCGAGCTTTCCGACCCTCAGCCCCAAACCCCCCAGTCACCCGCGCTGGATCACTCTGAAGGTGAAGGTTCGCCAATTCAGGTTGCCATGCCCGTCGCGAGAGGCACTAGAGATGAGAACGAAGAACAATATCCACCTTCGGTAACCGAGCATACGAAGAATCTAGAGCGACGGCCTTCGGACGACGAGGGTCAGCCCCGTGGTGTCCAAGATGCAAACATAGCAATAGATGCCGCACCTACTGGTGACGCCGATTTCAGAAAAATCCGGGCTCTTGTGCATTACGACTATGAAAAGGCGGAGGATAACGAGGTGGATTTGAAAGAAGGCGAATACGTCAATGAAATCGAAATGGTAGACAAGGATTGGTGGCTGGGTCTAAATGCTCGAGGCGAAAGGGGGCTTTTCCCAAGCAATTATGTTGAAATTATTGGGGGTGAGCATCAGGACCGCACCCCATCTGAAACGCAGCCTGCGCCCAACGCCTTTTCCCCCGGGACTGTTGCCGGTTCCACAGAGGTCCCAGGCTTACGCGCCAAACCTACTGCAAAGGCTCTCTACGATTatgaggctgctgaggaCAATGAGCTCAGTTTCCCTGAGGATGCTGAAATCACGAACATTGTAAGCCCCTTCTTTTGATTCCGCTCCCGCATCTGCTTTGTCCAAACTTCTTGAATCGAGATATGCTAATTATTGTCCCCTACTAGGAATTTCCCGATGATGATTGGTGGCTAGGTGAATACCGTGGTAAGACGGGTCTTTTTCCAGCGAACTATGTTCAACTTGATGGCTAGGGAAGtatccttttcttttaccGGAGTTTCTCGAAATGCTTTGTTAAAACGTCTGTAGACTTCGGAAGCCAACTTGAAGTGAGAACCATCGTCTTGTGTCAGGACCTGTATGACATTCTTTCACACCAAACTTTGATGTTACTTAGTACATAAGCAATCGAATATAACTGCATTAGTTGTTATCTATCAGTAAAGTTGTCCGATGAGACCACCCGGTTGATTTTAAACCAATAATTATCCGAACGAAAACAGAGATACCGGTTGTAGAAAGGTTTCATTAggcgcctttttttttatcccTATGCATAAATTGGAAATATTTGGGTCTCTAGTAAATGTTTAACGACTTGGTGGGTATTTAGTATGCAAAGTGCTTGGACTGCCCTGTTCAGTGTTAATTAACAGTAGTTTCTCTCGACCGAGCAATTTACTATGTTAACAAGAAGCTTATATAAGCCAAATGTCACGTGGCTGTTAAATTGCGGCAGCATGGACGACGGAGTAGGTAGGTGTAGTAGCGGCAACTTTGAAGCAACTAAAACGAGACCAGAAATCTCCAACCACATGTTCATAGACGCGGCAAAGGCTACCAGCCACTCTCGCTGATTTCGTGCCGCGGTATCGTCCCTACTTTGGTCTAATTACATGACTATTCGCCTTGATTTCACATCCGCATCTCTGGCGCGCCGAGCACCTGGCTGTTGTATCAAGCTCAATATATCAACCCAAGAAGGACAATGGCTGCCCTAGGGGAGGATCTATTGGTTACTGTCAATAAATTGCAAGACCTAGTTTTTAACACCATTGGAAATGACTCGCTTGATTTACCGCAAATTGTAAGTGTGGCTTATTCCAGTACCAATCAAAGCAGGGATATCTCATGTTAACCTTCTCACCAGGTTGTGGTCGGCTCGCAGTCATCTGGAAAATCGTCTGTATTGGAAAACATAGTTGGAAGAGACTTTCTTCCGAGGGGCAGCGGAATCGTGACTAGAAGACCTTTGATCTTGcaacttataaatattccTAGTGAGCGTCAGGACAAACccgaaggcgatgatgtcCATATTCCGCATACGGCCGCCAGTGTATCTGGACAGAATGAGTGGGCAGAGTTCCATCACCATCCGGGCCGCAAATTTGACGATTTTGCTCTTGTTAAGCAGGAGATCGAAGCTGAGACCGCGAGAATAGCCGGGAATAATAAGGGTATCAACCGCCAGCCGATCAACCTGAAGATATTTTCTCCTCATGTGCTCAACCTCACAATGGTTGATTTGCCAGGTCTGACCAAGGTGCCAATTGGAGACCAGCCGTCGGATATTGAAAAGCAAACCCGTGCTTTGATTCTCGAATATATTGCGAAGCCAAACAGTATCATCCTAGCCGTCTCACCCGCAAATGTCGATTTGGTCAACTCTGAGTCTCTGAAGCTAGCCCGACAGGTAGATCCCATGGGTCGGAGGACAATTGGCGTTTTGACGAAATTGGACCTCATGGATCATGGGACTAATGCCATGGACATTCTGTCTGGCCGTGTGTATCCGCTAAAGCTCGGCTTCATCGGAGTGGTTAACAGGTCCCAGCAAGATATCCAGTCTGGCAAATCTTTATCGGAAGCCCTCCACGCTGAAGTCGACTTCTTCCGACACCACCCGGCCTATCGAAACATGGCAAATCGATGCGGTACACAGTTTCTTGCGAAGACGCTGAATTCGACGCTAATGTCACATATAAGGGATCGCCTACCTGACATAAAAGCTCGCCTAAATACTCTCATGGGCCAAACACAACAAGAGCTTGCCAGCTATGGCAACAAGCAATTCAGTGGTAAAGAACATCGGGGGTCTCTGATTCTACAACTGATGACGCGATTCGCGTCCTCGTTTATATCTTCAATCGATGGAACTTCATCTGAAATATCCACCAAAGAGCTATGTGGCGGTGCTAggatatactatatatttaattctgTTTTCGGAAATTCCCTTGATACCATTGAGCCGACACAGAACCTTTCAGTTTCGGATATCAGGACAGCCATTCGCAATTCGACTGGGCCGCGCCCAAGCCTTTTTGTGCCGGAGCTTGCTTTTGACCTTCTCGTGAAACCTCAAATAAAGCTACTCGAACCTCCTAGCCAAAGGTGTGTTGAGCTAGTTTACGAGGAGCTTATAAAGATATGCCATACCTGTGGGTCGCAAGAACTCCTCCGCTTCCCCCGCCTCCAAGGCAAGCTCATTGAAGTCGTGTCGGATCTCCTTCGTGAGAGACTAGGTCCTTGTTCAACGTACGTGGAATCGTTGATTTCAATACAAAGGGCCTACATCAACACGAACCATCCAAATTTCCTCGGTGCAGCTGCGGCAATGTCTTCAATTATGCAAAGCAGACAAGAGCAAGAGAGGAAGGCCGCGCTAGCGGAAGACCGACGCAAGCGAGAGAAGAGACGAATTAAAGAACTGGGTGGCCCGAACGGAAATACGCCCGCCTatattgaagaagaggaagagcaatCAGAAGCCAAGCACTTTCCTATCAGATCCCAATCTAACAAAGGAACTAGAGGCATGTCTCCTCACGTTGGTAAAAACCAAGAGAGCGGGGTTACTGCCAGCTTAAATGGCACGCACTCCAGCGCACAAGGCGCGTTCGGAGGTGCAAATTCCACCCGCGATTCGTTCTTGAATTACTTTTTTGGCAAGGACGGTGCGCAACCATCTACTTCCTCTGCTC
Above is a window of Aspergillus puulaauensis MK2 DNA, chromosome 2, nearly complete sequence DNA encoding:
- the AMD1 gene encoding AMP deaminase (BUSCO:EOG09260BYL;~COG:F;~EggNog:ENOG410PGKE;~InterPro:IPR006329,IPR001365,IPR032466,IPR006650;~PFAM:PF00962;~TransMembrane:1 (o533-550i);~go_function: GO:0003876 - AMP deaminase activity [Evidence IEA];~go_function: GO:0019239 - deaminase activity [Evidence IEA];~go_process: GO:0009168 - purine ribonucleoside monophosphate biosynthetic process [Evidence IEA];~go_process: GO:0032264 - IMP salvage [Evidence IEA]); this translates as MDERRPGGLSVGESREVLPRDRQLRTPTYDYAFEKSMSHAEAKLFYQSQSIVPSNNHQNVGTNPVHFPPSDQYGHHSMAGDSQYVGDNLGAPRGIMNLASDDDTVTSELNVICHKIRSLLELRSKYIRLSLQTLGDNPNNTPGWTVYPPPPEPAWGEDKETAKSNNEYGAKHRKRKMGESIGEDFCLADCLPLPGESDWVFRLDENSVYQVYESYGTSDLGKPVVEIPSLRDFYMDLDSVIDVSTDGPAKSFSFKRLSYLEGKFQLYSLLNEYQEIADSKKVPHRDFYNVRKVDTHVHHSACMNQKHLLRFIKSKMKKSPDEVVLFRDGKHLTLKEVFESINLTAYDLSIDTLDMHAHTDSFHRFDKFNLKYNPVGESRLREIFLKTDNYIKGRYLAEITKEVISDLESSKYQMVEWRISIYGRSIQEWDKLAAWVVDNKLFSPNVRWLIQVPRLYDVYKSSGMMENFEQVITNVFQPLFEVTKDPSSHPKLHIFLQRVIGFDSVDDESKAERRLYRKYPIPREWNTKQNPPYTYWIYFMFANMASLNFWRQRRGFNTFVLRPHCGEAGDPDHLAVGFLCCHSISHGILLRKVPLLQYLFYLDQIGIAMSPLSNNALFLTYDKNPCAHFFKRGLNVSLSTDDPLQFAFTKEPLIEEYSVAAQIYKFSAVDMCELAKHSVEQCGFELSLKERWLGSNCSLAGVAGNNVAKSNVPDIRESFRHETLIGELAL
- a CDS encoding putative actin binding protein (COG:Z;~EggNog:ENOG410PJW6;~InterPro:IPR002108,IPR036028,IPR035718,IPR035719, IPR001452,IPR029006;~PFAM:PF14604,PF00241,PF07653,PF00018;~go_function: GO:0003779 - actin binding [Evidence IEA];~go_function: GO:0005515 - protein binding [Evidence IEA]) gives rise to the protein MASLNLSANGASISKSYQSVVESSISESARGSPTYAKWAIFSVSTPLVSAFQQDAGNKESILKVQDSGEGELADLIEEFSEGKIQFAFVKVTDVNTGLPKSVLIAWCGEGVPERTKGYFTSHLSTVSKFLHGYHVQITARSDADLTVEGVMQKVGDSSGAKYNPRPEQSTTSAPKPPLSSKPVFTPLRTGGISAGSTSVAPLPVRVKSSDDDGWGPDAPPITRTNLEKVQPAYQPTRVNIQELKSGKQTDQTLNSSGINPEEEDVVKGGYQPIGKVDIAAIRRQAHETGNLKDDRPEPVKGAYEPVGKVDIAAIRAKAQNADGTATKAKESPVPFDRPPISTTGSDINQSSRLTSLPKPKVSSRLGGGSAFTGTKPPLPTGSGASVAPTAPVGSANRAFADQGGKTPAQLWTERKAKERSQDSGAAITPSNGPVSAAANQNNGGDWKSSYSGKTWAPVQTTHTGKSVESIPHETTGAATVESSTIEPIAPQQSVNAIRDQLTQGTAKETSSYVDASLPASPSVHSTGFEAPRAPQAPELSDPQPQTPQSPALDHSEGEGSPIQVAMPVARGTRDENEEQYPPSVTEHTKNLERRPSDDEGQPRGVQDANIAIDAAPTGDADFRKIRALVHYDYEKAEDNEVDLKEGEYVNEIEMVDKDWWLGLNARGERGLFPSNYVEIIGGEHQDRTPSETQPAPNAFSPGTVAGSTEVPGLRAKPTAKALYDYEAAEDNELSFPEDAEITNIEFPDDDWWLGEYRGKTGLFPANYVQLDG
- the DNM1 gene encoding dynamin-related GTPase DNM1 (COG:U;~EggNog:ENOG410PF9U;~InterPro:IPR019762,IPR030381,IPR027417,IPR003130, IPR001401,IPR000375,IPR022812,IPR020850;~PFAM:PF00350,PF01031,PF02212;~go_function: GO:0003924 - GTPase activity [Evidence IEA];~go_function: GO:0005525 - GTP binding [Evidence IEA]), with translation MAALGEDLLVTVNKLQDLVFNTIGNDSLDLPQIVVVGSQSSGKSSVLENIVGRDFLPRGSGIVTRRPLILQLINIPSERQDKPEGDDVHIPHTAASVSGQNEWAEFHHHPGRKFDDFALVKQEIEAETARIAGNNKGINRQPINLKIFSPHVLNLTMVDLPGLTKVPIGDQPSDIEKQTRALILEYIAKPNSIILAVSPANVDLVNSESLKLARQVDPMGRRTIGVLTKLDLMDHGTNAMDILSGRVYPLKLGFIGVVNRSQQDIQSGKSLSEALHAEVDFFRHHPAYRNMANRCGTQFLAKTLNSTLMSHIRDRLPDIKARLNTLMGQTQQELASYGNKQFSGKEHRGSLILQLMTRFASSFISSIDGTSSEISTKELCGGARIYYIFNSVFGNSLDTIEPTQNLSVSDIRTAIRNSTGPRPSLFVPELAFDLLVKPQIKLLEPPSQRCVELVYEELIKICHTCGSQELLRFPRLQGKLIEVVSDLLRERLGPCSTYVESLISIQRAYINTNHPNFLGAAAAMSSIMQSRQEQERKAALAEDRRKREKRRIKELGGPNGNTPAYIEEEEEQSEAKHFPIRSQSNKGTRGMSPHVGKNQESGVTASLNGTHSSAQGAFGGANSTRDSFLNYFFGKDGAQPSTSSALSQNQNRQPAHEVNTSPNPRRTEILSPVLNSQDYTAMAEHNDVGSFLRDDSEPAISDRELMETELIRRLISSYFTIVRETIADQVPKAIMHLLVNHSKDVVQNRLVSELYKEEYFAELLYEDDGIKAEREKCERLLETYKAAAKIVGEVL